From the Streptomyces sp. SN-593 genome, the window ACCACCACCGAGGTCTTCCCGCTGCTGCTCTTCGCGGTCGGCGGGATGCTGGTCTTCCCGGCGGCGAACGACCTGCTGACGCTCTTCGTCGCGCTGGAGGTCTTCTCGCTGCCGCTGTACATCCTGTGCGCGCTGGCCCGCCGCAACCGGCTGATGTCGCAGGAGGCCGCGGTCAAGTACTTCCTGCTCGGCGCCTTCTCGTCGGCGTTCCTGCTCTTCGGTATCGCGCTGCTGTACGGGTACGCGGGCACCGTGTCGTACTCCGGGATCTCCTCGGTGATCGACGGCACCGCGAAGATCACCCCGGCGCTGGCCGACACCACCGGGAACGACGCGCTGCTGCTGATCGGGCTGGCGATGGTCGCGGTCGGGCTGCTGTTCAAGGTCGGCGCGGTGCCCTTCCACATGTGGACGCCGGACGTCTACCAGGGCGCGCCCACCCCGGTCACCGGGTTCATGGCCGCGGCCACGAAGGTCGCCGCGTTCGGCGCGCTGCTGCGACTGCTGTACGTGGTGCTGCCCGGCATGCGCTGGGACTGGCGGCCGGTGATGTGGGGCGTGGCGATCGCCACGATGGTCATCGGCGCGGTCATCGCGGTCACCCAGACCGACGTGAAGCGGCTGCTCGCGTACTCGTCGGTCGCGCACGCCGGGTTCATCCTGGCCGGCGTGATCGCCACCGACCGGTCGGGCGTCTCGTCGGTGCTCTTCTACCTCGCCGCGTACTCCTTCGTGACCCTCGGCGCGTTCGCGGTGGTCACCCTGGTGCGCGACGCGGGCGGCGAGGCCACCCACCTGTCCCGCTGGGCGGGTCTGGGCCGCCGCTCGCCCCTGGTCGCCGCGGTCTTCGCGGTGTTCCTGCTGGCGTTCGCCGGCATCCCGCTGACGTCCGGGTTCGCGGGGAAGTTCGCGGTCTTCAAGGCGGCGGCGCAGGGCGGCGCGATGCCGCTGGTGATCGTCGGGGTGATCTCGTCGGCGATCGCGGCGTTCTTCTACATCCGCGTCATCGTGCTGATGTTCTTCAGCGAGCCCAAGCCCGACGGCCCCTCGGTCGCGGTGCCCTCGCCGCTGACCTCGACCGCGATCGCGGTGGGCGTGGCGGTCACGCTGGTGCTGGGCCTGGCCCCGCAGTACTTCCTGGACCTGGCCGACAAGGCGGGGGTGTTCGTCCGCTAGGGCCGCACCCGCCGCACCCGCCGCACACCGACCACCGAAGGGGCCCGCCCACCACCCCGGGCCCCTTCCCCCGTCCCGCCCCCACCCCCGGGAAGCGGGACTTTGCGGGTGCACCCTAGAACTGGCCGGCCCGCCATTCCTTGAACGTCGTGGGCAGGTCGGTGAGGCCGAAGTCCACCAGCCCGTCACCGTAGGACCGCAACCTCGCGTACGCCTTCCGGAGATCGCCGTCCGTGGGGAACCTGCCCTGCAGGACCGCCAGTTGCAGGACGTTCTCGATGGTCAGCACGGTCAGGTCGTAACGTGCCGAGGTGGCTTGGCCGTCCTGGTCATCGATGGCGACGTACACCTCATGTCCGCGTTCGGCAAGATCCACGGCGTGGGCGATGACCACCGCCTCGCCCAGGTCCTTGGGACGGCGCAACGCCTGTTCGAACTGCAACCCGCGGATCTCCTCGAACACCTCGACGAGACGCGGGGACACGGCTGCCGCGCGCAGTGCGGGAAGCACACGCACGCACTCGCTCGCGACCAACCGACGCCAAGGAACCTCGATCGAACCGTACTTGCGCGACTTGCCGAGCACCTCCTGATGCACCTCCTCCGGCACGAGCAGTACCAGGCGGGCGGTCCGCAGCACGTCGACCAGAAGCCGCTGCAGATTCGCCCCCACGAAGTGGACGCAGATGACCGCATCGAGCACGCACAGCGAGTCGAGCCCGGTGGACGGACCATCGCCCTCGACGGCCTCGTCACGGTTCTCGGGCAATCCCCACCCCTTCGTTCGGCAGCCCTGTACAGCCTCGACGGCACGTCACCAAGGGATGGCGGTTGCCGTCTGCGAGTCCTAGCGATCCCCGGATTCGTGTCGGGAGTGTGATCTGGCGGCGAGGCGGGTCACGTCGGCCCGCTTGGCCGTACGCACTTCGGGCACGAGGCCGGCCTCCCGCAGGGCGGCCTGGGTCTCCTCGACACCGCGCCCCTCCAGCATCGCCAGCACGCGGACGCCGATCCGTTGCCCGCGGTACGCGCTGACCGCCCGTTCCAGGATGCGTCGAGGAGGCCGCACCGTCCGGGAGACGTCGATTTCCTGCTCGTACGCGGGCCCCCAGCCGTAGCGCTGCGAGAGTTCGACGCCGGTGGGCCCCTTGAGAGCGTCCTTCCGAGCGGTGGAGATGAGGTCCAGGCACTCCAACTGGATGAGCATCACCGGGAAACTCACCCGGAAGTGCCGGGCGAGGAGGGCCGCGGTCCGCTCGTCCACGCTCGGACCGGCCGCGGTGCCGACCCGTCCGTCAGGCCCCAACCAGGTGCGGATGCCTTCCAGGGGGGCCAGCAGATGCCGTGCGAACGCGTCGCAGCGCTGCTCGGTCGGTGTCCTGGCCCCACCCAGTTGGTGCACCTCGGCGCCGTCGCCCTGGAGAAGGTGTCCGAGTTCGTGGGCGAACGTGAACCTCTGGCGCTCGGGTACGTCGCACGCGCGCACCGCGATGAGCGTCGTGTCCCGCGCGGGGTCGGTCACGGTGAAGCCGTCGACGGGTTGCGGCAGGCGTAGCACCGCCGTGTCCACTCCGGTGAGGTGCTCGATCAGCTCGTCCACATCGGCCACCGGCGCGGTGCCGAGGCCGAGCACGGAGCGCACGTGTGTCGCGAGTTCCCGACCCTGCTCCTCGGGAGTGGTGCCGATCGGGCGCGGTGCGGTGAGACGCCTGCGGTGCTGCTGAGCGGCCGCTGCGTCATCGGCGCCGCCGTCGAGGCGCGCGTCGAGTTCCAGTACCTCCACGACCAGTCGCAGCGCGCGCTCCTTGTCGTCCTCGGCGACGGCCGGGTCGATGCGGGCGGCGATGTGCACGCGCCCCCGCACGGGGCTCCCCGTGGTGAGCTGCCGTACCGGTACGTCCAGCGCGTCCGCCAGTCGGTCGAGCTCGGCAAGGGTCACCTGCGCCCGCGTACCGAGTTCGATCCGGTGGAGAGTCGGCTGGGAGAAGCCGGCGAGCTCGGCGAGGGCTCGCTGGCCGTAGCCCGCGCGCTCGCGCTCCTCGCGGACTCGCCGTCCCACAGCTACAAGATCCACAGAGCACCTCCTTGCTTGAATCAATTCTACGCGGGTGATTCACGCTGTCCACCGGTATGTCTACCAGGGGGGTCTGACAGCGGGGCGGCGGATCGTCGCGGGGCGGCTGTACCGGGCGGCGTGGTCCCCTTGGCGACCTCCATGGAAAGCGGGTGTCAACTCAGGTGAATATCGGGTTGTTTCTGATTCACATCAGTTGACCTTTGCTCGATGGGTGGGCAATGCTGAACGCCGTCGCCGGCGGCAGCGGTCCTGCCGTACGGCGGCGGAACGCGGATACGCGTCCCGGGTACGGTCCGGGCGCGGTGCACCCGCACCGGCGCTCCTCGGCCGGGTCCGAGCCGGGCCCGACCGGCGCGGCTCCGGGCCGGAACCGGGCCCGACCGCAACGGCGGCCGGCCGCCGGCCGGCCACGACCGAAGGAGAGCCCATGTCCCCTCTTGCCGCGAAGGCGAACGACAGCAGCGAACTGGCGGCCGTGCCGCTGCGGTCCACCGACGTGCAGCGGCTGGCGAGCACCGAGCTCCAGCCCATCCTGTCCGTCGTCGTGGTGACCTCCACCGTCAGTGTCTCGATCAGCGCCACCGGCGGCGAGTGGCCGTCGTCGTAAGGACCGTTGCGCGGTCCCGGTCCGGTTCCGTTCCCGGTTCCGGCCGGTGACGCGGCGTCGGCGCCCTCCCCGTCCGGTGGCGGCGAGGGCGCGCGGCGCTCGACGCGTTACCGCGCTCCGCGTCATCCGCACCCCCGCGTCGACCCGCGCCCCGCGCCCACCCAGAGAAGGGGAAGACCCGTGCCGAGACTCCAGCGGATGCTGCGTGCCGCGGTGGCACCGCCCACGGTGGACCGCGGGACCGCGCTGACCGTCATGGAGCGGTTCGGCGCGGTCAACCACCTGGTGGCGAGCCTGGAGTACCTGGCCCGGCCCGGCGACCGCGACCGGGGCGGCCTCAACGACTGGCAGGTCGCCCGCGGGCAGTTCGCGCGCTGGCCGCGCCCGGCCCGTGCCGCGCTCGACGCCGTGGGCCGGCCCGCCGTGACCCGCACGCTGCACGTCGCCCGCGTCGCCGCGGCCGGCGCCCTGCTCCTGCCCCTGCCCCGCCGCGGCCGGTTCGCCGCCGACCTGGTGCTCAGCGCCTCCTGCCTCGCGCTGTACCCGCGCAACCACTACGGCACCGACGGCGCCGACCAGGCCGCGTTCGTCGTGCAGACCGCGGCGACGGTGGCGCGGGCGGCCGAGGGCCGGCCCCGTACCGTGGACGCCTGCCTGTGGTTCGCCGGCCTCCAGTCGGTGCTGTCCTACACCGCCTCCGGCTGGGTGAAGGCGTCCAGCCCGACCTGGCGCAGCGGCCGTGCCCTGCCCGGCGTGCTGCGCACCGCCTCCTACGGCGAGGAGCGCGCCTGGCGGCTGGTCCGCGACCATCCGCGCGCCGCGAAGGCGGTGTGCGCCTGCGTGGTGGCGCTGGAGTCCGCGTTCCCCGCCGTCCACCTGGCCCGCGGCCGCGCCGCCAAGCCGCTGGTCGCCGCCGCCGCGGGCTTCCACCTGGCCAACGCCGGCGTGATGGGCCTGGGCCGCTTCCTCACCGGCTTCTGCGCGCTGCACCCGGCGGTGCTCTACGTCACCGGTCCGCGTGAACGCGTCCTGCCCGGCGGCGGGGTGCAGCGGCGCGACGACACCTTCCCGGTCGCCGCCGGCGCCGCGCTGGCCGCGGCCCTGACGGCCGGGGCCGTCGTGCGCGCCAGGGACCGGCGGACGGTGCTGCGCGGGCGCGGCGACGAACGGCGGTTCGTCACCTCGGCCGGCACCACCCTCGTCCACCGCGTGACCGGTCCGCCCGACCCCGGTCGGCCCCGGGTGGACCCGCCCGGCCCGCTCGACCCGCTCTTCGACGACGGAACGTCGGGCGCCCGCGCGGGCGTGGCCGCGGCCGGCGCCGTCCCCGGGGGAGCCGGGCAGGGCGCGCACCCCTGGCCCGCCGCGGGAGGGGCGGGTGCCGTGGACCGCGCCGACGGGGCGCCGACGCCAGCGGGCCCGGCCGACCCGCCCGGGACCGGCGCCGGCGCCGCCCCCGCGGACGCCCTGCCGTGGGCGGGCGGCCCGGTGGCCGACGGTGTCCAGGGCGCCGTGGGCGGCCCTCCCGGCGCGGGCGGCCCGTCCATCGGCCCTGCCGCGGACGGGGGAACGGTCGTGGTGCTCTGCGGCGCGCTCGCCGATTCGCCCGACCGCTCCGAGTGGCTGGTCCGCGCGCTCGCCCGGCGCCACCGCGTGGTGACCTACCACCGGGCCGGCCAGGCGGGCAGCACCGCCGCGCCCCGGACCGGCCCGCACGCCGGTCCGGACGCCGGTCCGGACGCCGGTCCCGGCCACGGCCTGGACGCCGCCGCGGCCGATCTCGCCGACCTGGTGCTGCACGTCGCGGGCGGCCGCCCGGCGTTCCTCGTCGGCCACGGCGTCGGCGGCGTCATCGCCGCCTCGGCCGCGACCCGGCTGGAGGGCCGCCTCGCCGGCCTCGTCCTGGTGGACCCGCACCACCCCGGCGACGTCCCCCGCCCGGACCCCGACGAAGGACCCGGCGGGACGGCGGCGGACGACCCCGCGGGAGCCCCGGACCAGCGCGAGGTGACCGCGCTGCTCGACCAGATGACGGTCTCGCTGCGGCTGGGCCTCGGGCAGTTGCTGCGCGACCCGGACTGGCTGCGCCTGCTCCCGCCGGACGTGCGCGGCCTGGCCCGCGCGCACTACCGCGACGCCGCCGGCTGGAGCGCGGCCCGCGGCGAGTGGCGGGCGCTGCGCGCGCGGGCCGCGGCAGCGCGGCCGGGCGAGGACGCGGTCCCGGCCGCCGCCGTGCCCACCTGCCTAGTCCTGTGCGAGCCGGGCGGCGCCCCGCCCGACGCCAGGCGGGCCCTCCAGGAGCAGTACGCGCGGCGCGCCCCGCACGCCGTCGTCCACGCGGTGGACGCCTCCCGCGACGACGTCCTCGCGGCCCGCACGTCCGCCCGCGCGGTCGCGGAACTGGTCACGGCGTTCGCGGCGGGGTCCGGCGGCCCCGGCCGCGACGGCACCGACCAGCGGGAGGAGGCCGCCGATGTCCCCGCTCAGCGGTGAGGGTCCGGCCGCAGGCCGCGACCTGGTCGGAGCGGCGGCGATCGGGGCCCTCGCGGCCTGGTTCGCCGCCACGGTGCTCAGCCAGCACCCGCGCCCGGAGTTCAACCGGATCGCCGTCCTCGACGGCACCGGCGCCCTCATCCCCAACTGGCGCTTCTTCGCGCCCGAGCCGGCCCGCCACGACTTCCACGTCCTGTTCAGGACCGAGGACGCGCGGGGCCGGGCCACCCCCTGGCAGGAGGGCTCCGCGATCACCCCGCGCCGTCCGCTGCACCTGGTGTGGTTCCCCAACCGCCGCCGGGAGAAGGCCCTCTACGACCTGTGCCACGAACTCGTTGCGGTCCTGGGCCAGTTCGACGGCGACGTCACCCGCACGCCCGCCTACCGCATGCTGCGCAACTCCGTGGCCCGCGCCGTCAGCGGGCTTCCCGGACGGCCGCCCCGCGGCTTCCAGTTCGTGGTCGCCCGGCACACCGGCCACGACCCGGGGCACGACCCGGACTACCTCTTCGTGTCGCCGTACATCCCCTACACCGCGGACGCGCCGTACGCCTGAGCGGGGCGCGCCCGGCGGCGGCGTCAGGAGGTGGTGGCCCAGCCGAGCAGGGCCGTGTGGGGGAGGGACAGCGCGCCGCTGTCGGTCCGGAACTCCGCCGCCAGCACGTCGTACTGCCGCCGCACCTCCGCCGCGGTGTCCGGGGGCAGGGAGTGCAGGATCTGGCCGACCGTGGCGATCCCCGCCGCCGGGCCCGACCACCACACCTCCGGGTCGGCCACGTGGTTCCAGCTCAGTGTCGCGCAGCGCGCCCCGACCAGCCCGGCGGCCGTCAGCAGCCCGGTCAGGCCCTCCTCGGTGCGGGCGAAGTCGTCCTCGGCGGCGAGCGTCGGGACGGACGAGGGCCGGGCGGCGCCGGCCGCCTCCAGGGCCCGTCCCAGCAGCGCCTGCCCGGGCGCGGGCGGCGCGGACCAGATGGTGACCGCGACCCGCCCGCCGGGCCCGGCCACCCGGCGCAGCTCGGCGAGCGCGTCCGCCGGCCGGCCCACGTGGTTGACCACGAAGTTCGCCACCACCGCGTCGAACTCGCCGTCGGCGAAGGGGAGTTCCGGCAGCATCGCGTGCTGCACCGCGGCCTCCGGCACCGCCCGCGCCGCACGCTCGACCATGCTCGGCTCCGCGTCCACCGCGTGGACCTCCGCGCCGCGGCGCACCGCCAGCGCCGCCGCGGTGCCGGGGCCGGTGCCGACGTCCAGCACCCGTACGCCCGCCCCCACGCCGGCGGCGTCCAGCAGCATGGGCACGGTGTGCGCGCACAGCAGCCCGAAGCTCCGCGCGTACGCCTCCGCCCGTCCGGCCCACGCCTCGCGCTCGAACGCGTCGAAGTCGCCCACCGCACACCTCCGTGCCGTACCGAACCGTTCACCGACCGCCTGTAGCCGATCACTCTAGAGGAGAGAAAGGACACTGCCCGCCACTCTTGCCAGGCCGCGGACCGCCGCCGGCGGTGGAGTCGCCCGGGCCGCGCCCGTCCACCCAACTCACGTACCGAGCACGGGCGTTCGCGTCGACCGACGGAACCGCCGGGGCGGGGTCGGGCGGGACCGCCGCGCCCGGCAGGCGGCGCGGACGGTCCCTTCGTGCGGCGGGCCGGACGGCGGGTCAGGAGGCCGGCCCGACGCCCAAGCCTGCCGGCCCGGTTCGGTCCGATCGGTGCGGCCCGCCGGTGCCGCCCGTCAGTTCGGCACGGCCAGCAGCAGGGCGAAGCGGGCCGCCGCGTCGGTCCACCAGTGCCGGACGGTGAAACCGCCGGCGTGCAGCTCGGCGGTCAGCGACTCGCGGCGGAACTTGCAGGACAGTTCGGTGCGCAGGTCCTCGCCGGCCGCGAGGTCGACGGACAGGTCGAGGTCGGGGATCTTGACGGTCTGCGCGACGCGCGAGCGCAGGTGCATCTCGATCCGCTCGTCCTCGGCGTTCCAGACGGCGACGTGCTCGAAGGCGTCGGGGTCGAAGTCCGCGCCGAGCTCCCGGTTCAGCACGTGCAGCACGTTCTTGTCGAACGCGGCGGTGACGCCGGCCGCGTCGTCGTAGGCGCGGACCAGCACCGCGGGGTCCTTCACCAGGTCGGCGCCGAGCAGCAGCACGTCGTCGCTGCTCAGCGAGCGGGTCAGGGTGCGGTAGAAGGCGGCGCGCTGCGGCCCGTCGAAGTTGCCGATGGTGCTGCCGAGGAAGGCGAGCAGCCGCGGGCCCGGCTCGTCGGAGAGCGGGATGCCGCCCTCGAAGTCGGCGACGGTGGCGGAGACCTCGAGCCCCGGGTAGTCGGAGCAGATGGCCCGCCCGGCCGCTTCGAGCGCCGAGGCGCTGACGTCCAGGGGCGCGTAGCGGCGCAGCGTGCCGCCCGCGGTGAGGGCGTCGAGCAGCAGCCGGGTCTTGCGTGAGGAGCCGGAGCCCAGCTCGATCAGGGTGGCCGCGCGGGTCGCCGCGGCGATCTCCGGCGCCCGGCGGACCAGGATCTCCTGCTCGGCCCGGGTCGGGTAGTACTCGGGCAGCCGGGTGATCTGCTCGAACAGGTCACTGCCGCGCTTGTCGTAGAACCACTTGGGCGGCAGGGTGCGCGGAGCGGCGGTGAGGCCGCCGACCACGTCGGCGTGCAGCGTGTCGGTGAAGTAGCCGGCCGGCAGCCGGTCGTCGAGGGTGAAGCGGCTCTGGTTCTCGTCGCTCATGGGGGTGGTGTCCTTGCGTTCGGGGCGCAGCGCGATGACGCGCACGCCTTCCGTGGTGGCCAGGAGCAGGGAACGGTCGGGGACCTCGCGCCACTCGCCGAGCGCGGCCCCGACCGCGTCGTCGGGTTCTGACGCGACGACCACCGCACCCGGGCGGGCCCGGTACCAGAGCGTGTCGCCCCACGCGCTGGCGGCGATGGTACGGCCGTCGGTGAGCAGGAAGTTGAGCCGAGCGGTGGGCCGCGCGGCGGCGACCTCGCGGACCACGGCGGCGATCGCGCCCCCCGGCGGCTCGCCCCGGCGCAGCCGGCCCGCGAGCATCGCCCACAGCAGGGCGGAGTCCGACCGTGCCTCCAGGGACAGCAGTTCGGCGGAGCCGAGCCCGGTCGGCAGCCGGGTCCAGTCCGGCACCGCGCCGTTGTGGCTGAACAGCCAGCGGCCGTCCCGGAAGGGCGCGGCCGCCGACTCGTCGGGCGCGGTGCCCTCGGTGGCCGACCGCACCGCGGCCAGGACGGCGCCGCTGCGGATCACCCGGGCCAGCTCGGCGAAGTTGGGGTCGGCCCACACCGGCAGCGCCCGGCGGTACCGCGCGGGCACGGCCGCCCCTTCGTCACCGGGCCGTTCCGCGGGGGCGGCCGGGCCGCCCGCCGCGGGGACGGGTGGCGCCGGGTCGTGCGGGGCCGGGTCATGCGGGGCCGGGCCATGCGGCGCCGGCGGACCGGGCACCGCGGCGGCCCCGGGCTCCCCGGGCACCGCGGCTTCCGAGTCCGCCGGGTACCAACCCACCCCGAAACCGTCGGCGTTCACCGTGCCGTGCCGCTGCCGGCGCGGCTGCCAGGACTGCTCGTACAGGCCCCGCGGCGGCTCCACGAGCAGCCGCGCCAGCGGCAACGGCGGGCCCACGTAGGCGAGATGGCGGCACATCAGACGATCCCACCGCCCGTCGCCCCCGAACCCCCGGCGCGCGAGGCGCCGTTCGCGATCGCGGCGGTGCCGGGCGCGGTGCGCGCCTCGGTGTCCGTCAGGTCCCTCGCCGTGCGGAACCCGGCGAAGATCTGCCGTCGGATCGGGTAGTCCCAGTTCCGGAAGGTGCCGCGGCAGGCCACCGGGTCCACCCCGAAGGCACCGCCGCGCAGCACCTTGTACTCGGGGCCGAAGAACACCTCGGAGTACTCCTTGTAGGGGAAGGCGGCGAAGCCCGGGTACGGCGCGAAGTCCGAGGACGTCCACTCCCAGACGTCGCCGATGAGCTGCCGGGCGCCGCTGGGCGCCGCGCCTTCGGGATAGCTGCCCGCGGCGGCCGGCCGCAGGTGCCGCTGGCCGAGGTTGGCGTGCTCCGGGCCGGGGTCCGCGTCGCCCCACGGGTAGCGGCGCGAGCGGCCGGACGCCGGGTCGAACCGCGCCGCCTTCTCCCACTCCGCCTCGGTGGGCAGCCGCCGGCCGGCCCACCGGGCGTAGGCGTCGGCTTCGTACCAGCACACGTGCACCACCGGCTCGTCGGCCGGCACCGCCTCCACGTGGCCGAACCTGCGGCGGATCCAGCGGTCGCCGTCCCGGGACCAGAACAGGGGCGCCGTGAGCGCGGCGTCCTGGACGTGCCGCCAGCCCTCCGGCGTCCACCACCGCGGGTCGCGGTAGCCGCCGGCGTCGATGAAGTCGGCGTAGCGCCCGTTGGTGACCGGCACCGTGTCGAGCCAGAACGGGGCCACCCGCACCTCGTGTGCGGGCAGTTCGTTGTCCAGCGCCCACGGCTCGGTGCTGGTGCCCATCGTGAACGGGCCGCCGGGGACGAGGACCTCGCGCGGCAGCCCGGCCGCGTCGGCGGGCGCGGGCGGCGGCGCGGGGGCGTCGAGGACGGCCGGCCCCGACCGCAACTGGTGGGTGGCGAGCATCGTCTCGCCGTGCTGCGCCTCGTGCTGGGCGAGCATCCCGAAGACGAAGCCGCCCTTCAGCAGCCGTTCGGGGTGCGCGGGATCGGTGTCGATGCCGGACAGGACGTCCAGGGTCTCCTCCCGCACCTCGGCGACGTAGGCGCGCGCCTGCGCCGGCCCGAGCAGCGGCAGGGCGGGGCGGTCCGCGCGGGGGTGCCGGAACGCGTCGTAGAGGTGGTCGAGGTCGGGCCGCACGCCGTCGCGCCGGCCGGCCTCGCGGACCAGCCACAGCTCCTCCTGGTTGCCGATGTGCGCCAGGTCCCACACCAGCGGGGACATCAGCCGGGAGTGCTGGGCGACCAGGTCGTCGTCCGTGACGGAATCGGTGAGCAGCCCGGTACGGTGCCGGGCGGCCCGCAGCGCCGCCAGCGCGCGGGCGGCGGGGTCGCCGCCGGGGTGGTCGGGACGGCCGGGGCCGCCGGAAGGGGCCGCGGGCGCGCGGCCGGCCGGGGCCGCCGGTGCGACGTGGGGTGAGGGTGTGGCCGAGGGCGTCGAAGAGGCTGGAGTGGCCGGATTTTCGGCAGTGTCGGGGTGCGGGGTGCGAGGGTCTGTCACGACTAGCCTTCCGGAGGGTCAGGCGCGGCTCAACGCGTCCAACTGGTCGTGGGCCGGACATCGGCCGCGTTGTGGATAGCGCTCGGCGAAGTCGGAGACGGCCTGCCGCAGGGCCGGGGGAGCCCCGGTGCGCGCGAGGGCGCTCTCGGCGGCGGCGAAGCAGGCGCGGGCGGCCCGGGCCAGTTCGGGATCGGCCAGACCGGTCCGCGCGGCACGGCGCCAGACGAGATCGGTGGGGAGGGGATCACCGCTCGTGGCGAGCGGTTCGGTGGCGGCGTACGCGGTTTCGGCGGCGACCGGATCGTCCAACAGGGTTGCTGCGAGCACGGTCGGCACGATCCACTGGTCGCCGTCCTGCGCGTCGGTCATCCGCAGCTCCAGCCAGCCGCGCGGCCGGACCGGGGGGAAGAGGGTGCTGAGGTGGTAGTCCAGGTCGGCGACGGTGGGCCGCCGGACCCCGGGGGCGCCGCGCACCCACTGGCGGAAGGTGAGCCCGTGGGGCGCGGACCAGTCGCCGGAATCGGTGCGGTCCGGGCCGCTTGGAGAGCCGACAAGACTGCCTTTGAGAGAGCCTGTGGCAGAGCTTCCGCGGCCGGGAGCAGCGGAGGCGGCGGTGCGGCCGCCGGCGGAGGACGCGCCGGGACGCGTGGCGTGCTCCGCGGCAGGGCCCACGGTGCCGCCGTCCTGGCGGATGCACAGCACCCGGGCGTCCAGGGCGTACCGCGCCCACGCGGCGCGCGGGTCCTCGTCCGGTCCGTCGTGCCGCGGCTGCCGGGTCCTGCCGGGGTCCATCAGGGCCCAGTTCGCCTGCCGGGTGGAGACCCAGCCGGTCGGTCTGCCGTCCCGGAAGGGCGAGTTCGCGAACGCCGCGACCATCACCGGGCCGATCCGGTGGGCCAGCGCCCAGCGGCCGCGGTAGCCGGTCACGCCCGGGCGGTCCTCGCCGCTGTCCAGGTTGACCTGCAAGGACGCGGTGCGGCGCATCATCGTGCGACCCCAGGGGCCCTCGCGGTCGAAGAAGCGCTCCATCGCCCGGTAGCGGGGATGGTCGAGGACCCGGGGAGGTTCGCGGTGGGGGTCGAGGCCGTGTCCGACGAGCACCAGTCCGGCGCGTTCGACGGCCTCCCGGAGAGCGGCGAGGTCTTCCGCCATCGCCGCCACGCACCCCGCGAGGCTGGGTGCGGGTGGAGAGCTCAGCTCCACCTGGCCACCCGGTTCCCGGGTGAGCCTGCTGCCCCGGGGCAGTGCCCCTGGGGCCTCGACCGGCGCGAGCGCCGCGTCGAGTCGTTCGACGGGTATCAGTGCGCGGGGATCGGAGCGGTCCTGGACCAGCCACTCCAGTTCCACGCCGGTGCGCTCGGGCGGGCCCGTCTTGAAGCACACCCCGTGTACGTGGGCCTCCGCCTCGTCCTCGGTGAGGTCTTCACGTCGGTCGGCACGGTTGACAGCCATCGGTCCACCTCCTCATTTCTTCTGTCGGGTGTTCATCCGAAGCGAGGACATGTCACATGTTGCTGGGGAGAGTGTAGTTCGCCACGGTGCGTGGCGGTCTTACGTCATGATGACCGGGCATGCGGGCAAGCATTCGATATCGGCCGAGTATTCCCCCGTCCGTACTCTTCACTCTTTCGAGTGGGTCATATATGAATAAACCAGGTGATCGTGATGATACGGGCGGTGGTCGTCCGCAGCTCGTCGCAGGGCGATGCCCCGGCGGTGATCAACACGTGACCGGCTACCCTGCCGGTAGGAGCAGTCGCAGGTCCCCGTCCCCGGACGGTCCCCGCGGCGGTTCCCGGTAGTAGCCGCCGTAGCCGCCCGAAGCGCAGACCCCGCCAGATGCCAGACCAGCGACAGGAGTACCCCTCGTGACCGTCGTCGGGCCCTTCGGGCTGAGCGTGTGGGACGAGAACCTCGATGCCGACGTCCAGGCCGGTCTCGCAGCCGTGGAGGAAGGGCTGCTGGAGGCGACCAAGAGCGACGTCCCCTTCATCACCGACACGGCGCGCCACCTCCTGCGGGCCGGCGGCAAGCGCTTCCGGCCGCTCCTGGTGATGCTCGGGGCGCAGTTCGGCGACCCGCACGCGCCGGGGGTGGTGCCCGCCGCCGTCGTCGTGGAGCTGACCCACCTCGCCACCCTCTACCACGACGACGTCATGGACGAGGCGGACGTGCGCCGCGGGGTGCCGAGCGCCAACTCCCGCTGGGACAACTCGGTGGCGGTCCTCACCGGCGACTTCCTCTTCTCCCGGGCCTC encodes:
- the egtD gene encoding L-histidine N(alpha)-methyltransferase; this encodes MSDENQSRFTLDDRLPAGYFTDTLHADVVGGLTAAPRTLPPKWFYDKRGSDLFEQITRLPEYYPTRAEQEILVRRAPEIAAATRAATLIELGSGSSRKTRLLLDALTAGGTLRRYAPLDVSASALEAAGRAICSDYPGLEVSATVADFEGGIPLSDEPGPRLLAFLGSTIGNFDGPQRAAFYRTLTRSLSSDDVLLLGADLVKDPAVLVRAYDDAAGVTAAFDKNVLHVLNRELGADFDPDAFEHVAVWNAEDERIEMHLRSRVAQTVKIPDLDLSVDLAAGEDLRTELSCKFRRESLTAELHAGGFTVRHWWTDAAARFALLLAVPN
- the egtB gene encoding ergothioneine biosynthesis protein EgtB; translated protein: MAALRAARHRTGLLTDSVTDDDLVAQHSRLMSPLVWDLAHIGNQEELWLVREAGRRDGVRPDLDHLYDAFRHPRADRPALPLLGPAQARAYVAEVREETLDVLSGIDTDPAHPERLLKGGFVFGMLAQHEAQHGETMLATHQLRSGPAVLDAPAPPPAPADAAGLPREVLVPGGPFTMGTSTEPWALDNELPAHEVRVAPFWLDTVPVTNGRYADFIDAGGYRDPRWWTPEGWRHVQDAALTAPLFWSRDGDRWIRRRFGHVEAVPADEPVVHVCWYEADAYARWAGRRLPTEAEWEKAARFDPASGRSRRYPWGDADPGPEHANLGQRHLRPAAAGSYPEGAAPSGARQLIGDVWEWTSSDFAPYPGFAAFPYKEYSEVFFGPEYKVLRGGAFGVDPVACRGTFRNWDYPIRRQIFAGFRTARDLTDTEARTAPGTAAIANGASRAGGSGATGGGIV
- the egtA gene encoding ergothioneine biosynthesis glutamate--cysteine ligase EgtA; this translates as MAVNRADRREDLTEDEAEAHVHGVCFKTGPPERTGVELEWLVQDRSDPRALIPVERLDAALAPVEAPGALPRGSRLTREPGGQVELSSPPAPSLAGCVAAMAEDLAALREAVERAGLVLVGHGLDPHREPPRVLDHPRYRAMERFFDREGPWGRTMMRRTASLQVNLDSGEDRPGVTGYRGRWALAHRIGPVMVAAFANSPFRDGRPTGWVSTRQANWALMDPGRTRQPRHDGPDEDPRAAWARYALDARVLCIRQDGGTVGPAAEHATRPGASSAGGRTAASAAPGRGSSATGSLKGSLVGSPSGPDRTDSGDWSAPHGLTFRQWVRGAPGVRRPTVADLDYHLSTLFPPVRPRGWLELRMTDAQDGDQWIVPTVLAATLLDDPVAAETAYAATEPLATSGDPLPTDLVWRRAARTGLADPELARAARACFAAAESALARTGAPPALRQAVSDFAERYPQRGRCPAHDQLDALSRA